Part of the Pseudarthrobacter sp. NBSH8 genome is shown below.
CGGTTCCTTACCGGCTTCGGCCAGGGACCGGCGGTAGAGGTCGGCGTAGGGGCGGAAGCGCTCGGGCTCGCCGCCGATGATCGCCAGGACCATCGGGTAGCCGTAGGTGGCCGTGCGGACCACGGACTGGGGCGAGCCGCCCACCCCGATCCAGGTGGGAAGCAGGCGTCCCTCCACATGCGGATAGACCATCTGGCCCCGAAGCGACGCCCGTGTCCGGCCGTCCCAGTTCACCGGATTCTGGGACCGTACCCGGTCATAGATTTCCAGTTTCTCCTCGAACAGGGCGTCGTAGTCGCCCAGGTCGTAGCCGAAGAGCGGGAAGGACTCGGTGAACGAACCCCTGCCCAGGATCACCTCGGCGCGGCCGTTGGACACAGCGTCGAGGGTGGCGAAGCGCTGGAAGACGCGGATGGGATCGTCCGAGCTCAGGACCGTGACCGCGCTGCCGAGCCGGATGTTGTCCGTGGCCGTGGCGATGGCTGCCAGCACCACGTCCGGCGCGCTGACGGCGAAGTCCCTGCGGTGGTGCTCCCCCACGCCGAAGGAGTGGAGTCCGACGGCGTCGGCCACCTTGGCCTGTTCCACCACCTGGCGCAGCACCTCGGCGTGGTGCTTGGGTGCTCCGTCGGCAGCCAGGTCGACGTCGCCGAAAGTGCTAACACCAAGCAGCATGGTGCTTGCAGGGACGGGGGCCGTGGGGTTGCCCGGGGTTGACGGAGTGGTTACGGAAGGCTCACTATTTTCATGCATACGCATACAAACCACGGAGCTTCCGGAAACATTCCCCGCCGGGTCAGGATTCCTTCAGCCAGCCGGCAACTTCTGCGGCCCAGTAGGTCAGCACTGTGTTGGCGCCCGCCCGTTTGATGCCGAGGATGGATTCCGTGATGGCACCGCGCCGGTCGATCCAACCGTTGGCTGCGGCAGCCTCGATCATCGCGTATTCACCCGAGATCTGGTAGGCCGAGACAGGCACGGGGCTCATGGCGGCGACGTCGGCCAGGATATCCAGGTAGCTCATGGCTGGCTTCACCATGACCATGTCTGCGCCTTCCTCAAGGTCCAGTTCCACTTCCAGGAGGGCTTCACGGCGGTTGGCGGCGTCCATCTGGTAGGTGCGGCGGTCGCCCTTGAGCTGCGAATCCACGGCTTCCCGGAACGGGCCGTAGAAGGCGGAAGCGTACTTGGCCGCGTAGGCCAGGATGACGGTGTTTTTGTGGCCGGATTCCTCGAGTGCCTGCCGGATGACGGCGATCTGGCCATCCATCATGCCGGAGGGTCCCAGCACGTGGGCGCCGGCGTTGGCCTGGGCCACGGCCATCTGGCCGTAGATTTCCAGCGTGGCATCGTTGTCCACGTAGCCGTCGGCATCAAGGACGCCGCAGTGGCCGTGGTCGGTGAATTCGTCCAGGCAGACGTCGCCCATGATCACCAGGTCATCGCCCACCTCGGCACGGACGTCGCGGATGGCCTTGTTGAGCACGCCGTCCGGGTCCAGCGAGGCGGTGCCGCGGGCATCGCGGACGGCGGGAATGCCGAACAGCATGATGCCACCGACGCCCAGTTCCACGGCTTCCGCAGCGGCACGCTTAAGCGACTCGGTAGTGTGCTGCACAACGCCCGGCATGGAGGAAATGGGAGACGGCTCGCTGAGGCCTTCGCGGATAAACGCGGGCAGGATCAGGTCCGCCGGTGCCAGCCGGTATTCGGCGGTGAGCCGGCGCAGGGCGGGCGTGGTGCGGAGGCGGCGCGGGCGGTGGTTCGGAAAGCTCATCGGGTGTTCCCTTCGTTGGCGAATACGGTGCCCAGCGCGGCCACTATGCCGTCCGGGGTGGGGACTTGGGCGGTGGCGGCCACCGGGATGCCGAGGGCCGCAGCCTCCGCCGCAGTCGGGCGCCCGATGGCGATGAAACGGCAGCGGCCCAGCGGCAGGAGGGTCGCGGCGATGCGGCGGGCAGCGCTCGGCGAGGCGGCCACAACGGCGTCGAGCGTCCCGGCGTCGAGCTCCCTGCGGGTCTGCGACTGACTGAGCTCGCGGGGAGCGCCAGGGTGGGAGACCCCGACGGCGGACGGCAGTTCCGCCTCCAGGCGGTCTTCCGGACGGGCCGGGTATTGCACGGTGTGATAGGCCACAACAGCGGTGACGTCGGCACCCTTGGCTGCCAGGCCATCGCGCAGGGCAGGCGCAGCGATGTCCGCCTGTGGCAACAGCACGCGCGCCGGGACGGCAGTCCAGAGGTCCACGAGCCCTTCGGCGGACTGGATGTCCACCGGGGCGAGGGCCACGGGGATGCCGGCGGCTTCAAGGATCCGTCGGGAGGACGGGCCGATCGTGGCCACCCGCGTTCCGGCCGGCACCAGAGCAGCCGGCGTGGTCCTACGCTCGGCCGCCTTTTCCACGAGCATCCGCACCGTGGTGATGCTGCTGACCACCAGCCAGTCGAAGCCACCGGCGGCCAGGGTATCCAGGGCGGCATCGAGAGCCGGCTGGTCCGCGGCCCGTTCGAAGTCGATGAGCGGCAGGACCAGCGGTTCGGCCCCCAGGCTGCCGAGCAGCGCGGCCAGAGGGCCGGCACGGTCTGCGCTCCGGGTGATCAGGACGCGTCGGCCGCCGAAGGTGCCTGTCGGTGCATCAGGACGCGGCAAGGTCCGCGATCTCCGCGGCGCCGGCAGCGAGCAGGAGCTCGGCCACCTCGATGCCGAGCAGCGTCGCACCGACTTCGGTGAGGCCGTCCGTTGCCTTCTTCTCGCGCACAGAGCTGGTGCCGTCCACGGCACACACCGCGGCTTCGAGGTACAGCATGCTGCCCTTGCGGTAGGCGAAGGCACCCACGGGGGCGGCACAGCCGGCCTCGAGGCGGGCCAGCACGGCACGCTCGGCGGTCACGGCGAGGCGGGTGTCCTCATCGTTGAGCGCGGCCAACGCCTGCGCCAAAACACCTTGCGAGCCTTCGGTGGAACCTGCCTTGCGCGGGGCGTCAGCCGTCCGGCATTCGATGGCCAGCGAACCCTGCCCCGGCGCCGGCAGCATCACGTCCAGCTCGAAGAATTCACTGATGACGTCCAGGCGGCCGATGCGTTCCAGGCCTGCGGCGGCCAGCACAACGGCGTCGAGGTCCCCTGGTGCGCCTGCCGCGTTGCCGGGCAGCCCGGGCACGCGGCCCAGTCGCGTATCCACGTTGCCGCGGATGTCCTGCACGTCCAGGTCAGGCCGGGCGGCCCGCAGCTGCGCAGCGCGGCGGGGCGAGCCTGTGCCCACCTTTGCGCCCTGAGGGAGATCTGCCAGCTTGAGGCCATCGCGTGCGCACAGGGCATCCCGCACGTCGGCACGTTTGGGTGTTGCGGCGATGGTTAGGCCCAACGCAGCGCCCGTGGGGAGGTCCTTGAGCGAGTGCACAGCAACATCGCAGATGTCCTGCAGCAGTGCATCGCGCAGCGCCGCGACAAACACCCCGGTGCCGCCCATCTGGGACAGTGATCCTGTCCTGACATCGCCTTCGGTGGTGATGTGCACCAGCTCTACCGGGAAGCCTCCGACGGCGGCCAGCTGGTCCGCCGTCTGCTGCGTCTGGGTCAGTGCTAGCTTGCTGGCCCTGGTTCCGATCCGTACGGTCACTGCGTTCCTACTCCCCCGGCAGCGCCCGCGGACGCGGCCGAATATGCGTCATGTCCGGTGCCGACGGTGGTGTCGGCTCCGGCGATGGTGGGCTTCTCGCCGCGGAAATTGGCGCAACAGCCCGGCCTGCAGACGTCATACCACGGGCCCAGTCCAGTCACGGCCGGCCGGTCGCCAATGTTGTTGGCGAGCGTCCGTTCGGAGATGAGGTCAACCAGGCCGTTCACAAACTTCCGGTGCGTGCCAGGGGTAGGCACACGCGTGGCAGCCAGGCCCAGGTTGCGGCAGGTCTCCAGGGCTTCGGTGTCGAGGTCCCAGACAACTTCCATGTGGTCGCTGACGAAGCCCAGCGGGACGATGACGATGCCTTTGATGCCCTGGCCCGCCAGGTCGGCGATGGCGTCATTGATGTCAGGTTCAAGCCACGGGACGTGGGGCGCGCCCGAGCGGGACTGATACACGAGCGACCAGGGAGCGGTCAGGCCTGATTCGGCCTGCACGCGGCTGATGACGGCTGCGCCGGTGGCCAGGTGCTGGGCAACGTATGCGGAACCTTCCTCGAAATCGCGCGGCTCGTCCCCGGACCGTCCGGCGGCCTCGGCGTCCCGGGTCGGGATGGAGTGGGTGGCAAAAAGGATGTGCACGGGGGCGTCCGGCATGCCGGCCGCCGTAAGCTGCGACCGCACGTCCGCGAGCCCGGCGGCGGTGCCTTCCACGAAGGGCTCCACGAAGCCCGGGTGGTCGAAGTACTGCCGCACCTTGTCCACCTCAAGCCGGCCATCCAGCCCCGACTCCGTCAGGGCGATGCCGATGTCCTCGCGGTACTGGCGGCAGCTGGAATAACAGGAGTAGGCACTCGTGGTGACCATCAGCAGTTTGCGGTGGCCGGCGTCGTACGCGTCCTGCAGGGTCTGCGGAATATAGGGGTTCCAGTTGCGGTTGCCCCACAGCACCGGAAGTTCAATGCCGCGGGCCGAGAGCTCCGCTTCGAGGGCTGCCTTGAGCTCGCGGTTTTGCTGGTTGATGGGGCTGATGCCGCCGTTGGCCCGATAGTGATGGGAAACCTCTTCGAGCCGCTCGTCCGGGATGCCGCGGCCGCGGGTGACATTGCGCAGGAAAGGGATAACGTCGTCCTGGCCCTCGGGCCCGCCAAAGGAGGCCAGCAGGACGCCGTCATAGTTTTTGGGCGCCATCCGGCCGGTTTCGGTGACCGGGTTGATTCCGGTGAGTACGGCGCCCGCCGCGGGCTCGGGCCGGGTCATGCGAGCACCTCAGCGACTTCCACTGCGGTGACGCGGCGGCCGGTGTAGAACGGGATTTCCTCCCGTACGTGGTTGCGTGCCTCGGTGGCGCGGAGGTGGCGCATCAGGTCCACGAGGTCCACCAGTTCAGGGGCTTCCAGGCCCAGGATCCACTCCCAGTCGCCCAGGGCGAAGGAGGATACCGTGTTGGAGATGACCTGCGGGAATTCCCGGCCCAGCATGCCGTGATCGCGCAGCATCTTGCCGCGTTCGTCGTCGGGGAGGATGTACCACTCATAGGAGCGCACAAACGGGTAGACGCAGAGCCACTCGGCCGGGGCCACACCACGTGAGTAGGCGGGGGTGTGGTTCTTGGCGAATTCGGCTTCCCGGTGGACGCCCATGGCGGACCAGACAATCTCGGTTCCGGCGAAAAGGGTGCTGCGGCGGATGTCGCGGATGGCCTGCTGCAGCGCTTCGGGCTTCGGGCCGTGGAGCCAGACCATGACATCGGCGTCAGCGCGCATTGCGGAGACGTCGTAGCTGCCGCGGTGCGTCACGCCGGCCTCGGCCAATCGGATCAGCAGGGCATCGAAATCTGCGGCAGCGTCAGCGCTGCGCACGAGTTCCTCGGACCGCTTGAAAACAGTCCAGAGAGTAAAGAACTGCTCGGCTGATTCTTCGGTTTTAGTGACAGATTCGGCAGAAGTGTGGCTCATGGTTACCAGTTTGCCCCTTCCCTACCGCCAAGTCGAAACCGGCGACTTCTACAAGACGTAGAAGTGCTTAATGTCACAGCTTCGGCCTGGTGCGGGTCTTGAACCGATCCGCCATAGTGGTCAGATCTTGCGGATCCGGGCAAAGAGGAGTCCAGCGGCCCCTGCAGACCCCACCAGCCCCACACCAAGCCAGACCTTCGCGGGTTCGGCCGCCGCAGCTGCCGCCGTGGCCGATGCCATGTTGTCCCGGCTGGCAGGTGCGTTTCCGTGGCGTTCCGGTCCCGAAACAGGCGTGGCGTTGGCACTGTGGGCGCCCTCGGGCTGGTCCCCGGCGGGATCGCCGTCCTGCCCGGAGGCCTGGGTACCGTCGGCAGGGGAGCCGGGCTGGCCGTCCGGCTGCGTTCCTGCCGGTGAGTCGGCGGCATCCGGTGACGTGCTCAGCGGCGCCGGAACGCTCGACGGCGATCCTGGGCTCTGGGGCGTCGTGACTTGCGGAGTCGTGCCCCGGGGAGTTGTGCCCTGGGGCGATGGGCTGGCAGACGTCGTTGGAGCGGACGACGTCGGCGCAGTTGACGTAGGGGCCGTGGACGTCGGAGTGGGAGAGCCTGAGGGGGCGGAAGTCGGTTGGGGCGAGGCTTTGGTCTGTCCGCCGGAACCGCCCAGGAGGCCATTCAGCAGGCCATTGACCCCGGAGAGATCACCATCCGCTGCTACCTCGGCGGAGGCGGTGGGATCAGAACTGCCATCGGCCGCCCGGGATGCCGGCACACCGGCGGACAGGACCAGTACCGCTCCGGCGGCAGCCACTGCAGCGCCACGCCGGAGTCCCCCATGGATACTGGTCCGGGAACGGGAAAAGTCGGACCTGTAAATAACCATAGTTATCGACCCTAGCCACGTCAGGGGGTGGATGAAAAACCGAAACCTGCACCCCTGGGCGGCCTTTTCAAGGCCCGTATTCCACTGAACAGGGGCGATGGTCAGCTGAGCAGGCTGCGAATTTCTTTTCGGGTATCGGCCACCACGGCGGCGAGTCCATTGCCGGCTACCCATCCGCCCACTATGCCAAGACCGGCCTCTGCCGCGCAGAGTTTCCTGACCTCGGCCACCCGCGCCTTGTGCCCCACGGCCGCGAAGGGCAGGGCTCCTTGCCACCTGACAACATCCCAGCCGACGACGTCGGTCCCCTGCACCGGGACGTCCAGCAGGGCCGAAGCGTCATGCAAGGCAGCAGCCAGGAGGTCGGGGGCAGGGGCGCGGGTCCCGGCCGAGTGTCCCGAGGCTTCCAGGCGGCCGTACGAGAGCCGCAGGACGTGCGTCCCGGGACCTGCCGCAGCGGCAAGCCAATCCCACTTCGCGGTTGCATGCGTAAGGGCTTTCGCCTGGATGCCCGGAGTCTGGGGCGCCACCAGGATCCCGGTGCCCCGCGGCCTGCCATCAAGTTCGGGCAGGTCCACCACCAGCGTGACCAGCCTGACGTCCGGCCCGCTTTCCGGGCTCCTGCCGGCGAGCCCGGGTACGGCCGCCTGAAGCAGCCCCACTGCCGCCGGGCCGGGCAGCGCCACCACCAGCACGCCGCCGTCGTACGTTGCGTCACCGGTGGTAACCCGCCACCCGTCCGCCGTCCGTTCGATGGCGCCCGCGGCTGTTCCACTCATCAAAGTGACCCCGCGGCTGCGGAGATCGCTGAGCAGGGCCACCACCAGGGTGTGCATCCCGCCTTCCAGGCCGGCGACGGCGGAACCCGCCTTCGCGGCGGATGGCTGGGTGGAGCCGCGCCGCTGGGCGGCCACCGCGGCGGCAAGGGAGCCGTGCTCCCGGACTCCGGACCGGAGGCCGGGGGCCACCATGTCCACGTCGAGGAGACCGGGGTCCGCGGAGTGCACGCCGCCCACCACCGGGGCCACGAGGCGCTCCAATACACGGCGGCCCATCCGTGCCCGCACCAGCGCTGCGACGCTCGTGACGTCGGCAGACGCGCCGATCGAAGCCGGCAAGTACTTATCCAGGGATGCCCGGAGCGAACCCACAAATCCCAGCGACCGCCGGACCTCCGGGTCCCACGGATTGGCAGGAATGCCCAGGACCCCGGTCTTGGGCAGTTCGCGCGGGCCGTCCGGAAGCTGCACCCAGGCGCCGCCCGGACGCGGCGCCACAACGTTGCCGCCGAGTCCAAGTTCAGCAGCAAGCTCAGCCACGGCTGAGGAGCGCGTGGCGAACGACTCTGCTCCGCTGTCCAGGGTGAGGCCGGCCACCACATGGCTGCCCACGCAGCCGCCCCAGGACGCGGTGGCCTCCAGGACGGTCACTGTATGTCCGGCAGCTGCCAACTCCCGCGCCGCCAGCAGGCCGGAGATGCCGCCGCCCAACACGAGTGCGGCCCGGTTCGGCGTCAAGGAGCTGCTCATGGTCCTACTCCGGGGAAATGGAGTGGATGAGTTCTACAACCCGGGTCAGGACCGTGGGGTCGGTTTCCGGCGGCACGCCGTGGCCGAGGTTGAGCACGTGGCCGGGCGCGGAGGCGCCGGCCGCAATGACCGCACGGACGTGGGCTTCGAGCACGTCCCAGGGCGCGGAAAGCAGCGCGGGGTCGATGTTGCCCTGCAGCGGCACCGTTCCGCCCAGGCGCCGGTTGGCCTCATCCAGCGGCAGGCGGTAGTCCACACCAACCACGTCCACGCCGACATCCCGCATGGCAACAAGGAGTTCGGAGGTTCCGGTACCAAAGTGGATCAGCGGCGCGCCGAGGTGGCGGACATGGTCCAGCGCCCGGGCCGAGGCGGGTGCCACGAACCTGGTGTAGTCGGCCAGGCCCAGCGATCCCGCCCAGGAATCAAACAGCTGTCCCGCGGACGCGCCGGCTTCCAGCTGGGCGCGGAGGAACAACCCCGAGGCGTCGGCGGCCCATTTGGCCAGCGCAATCCAGGTTTCCGGGTCCGCGTGCATCATGGTGCGCGGGCCCAGGTGGTCACGGGAAGGTTTGCCCTCAACCATGTAGGCAGCGAGGGTGAACGGGGCACCGGCAAAGCCGATCAGCGGGGTTTTGCCCAGCTCGGCGACGGTCAGCCGCACGGCTTCGCGGATCGGTTCCAGCGCTTCCCAGGTCAGCTGCGGCAGGGCGGCAACGTCTGCAGCCGTGCGCACCGGCTTGTCCAGCACGGGGCCCACGCCCGGCACAATGTCCACGCCCACGCCGGCGAGCTTGAGCGGAATGACGATGTCGGAGAAAAATATGGCAGCGTCGACGTCATGGCGCCGGACGGGCTGCAGCGTGATTTCGGCCGCGAGGTCGGGCCGCAGGCAGGAATCCAGCATGGCCACGCCTTCGCGTACCTTCAAGTATTCCGGCAGCGAGCGCCCTGCCTGGCGCATGAACCACACCGGCCGCCGCGATGGCTTGCCGCCACGGTAGGCAGTGATGAGCGGCGAATCTGCGGTGCGGCCGTCCATCAGCGGATGGCCGGCAGCAAGAGCACTGTTGTTAGACAGGACACTAGACGCGGACTTGGACACGGCGGAGCTGGAAGTCATGTCTTTGATTGTGCCCAAAATCGGCCCCAAAAGATAACGACAGCCTGTCACCTGCGGACGCCCCGGCCGCGCCGTGGCAGGAAAGACGGCCCTTTACCGCCCGTTGCTGTTTGCCGGGTTGTTCTACCGGGCAACGAAAAAGCTATGATTGATCTGCTGTGGTTCTTTTTTCATTGGTGGCTACACACGCCGACATCGACCTTGAGACCGTTGCTCAACTGAGCAACGGTGCTTCCGGTATCGCAACATCCGCACTCTCCGGATCGCCGGCAGTGACGGGTGCGATTGTGCTTGCCACCTGCAACCGGTACGAAATCTACGGCGAAGCGCCCCACGCTGACGATGTTGAGGCCGCACGTGCGGCTCTCGTGTCCGAGATCAGCGGACTCAGCGGACTCAACGAACAGCTCGTGTCCCGCTCCTTCAGCACACGCACCGGACCCGAAGTCAGCCAGCACCTGTTCGCCGTCAGCGCCGGGCTGGACTCCGCCGTGGTGGGTGAACGTGAGATCGCCGGCCAGGTGCGCCGGGCCCTCATCACGGCCCAGCACGAGGGCACGGCCAGCTCGGGCCTGGTCCGCCTCTTCCAGGCAGCCTCCAAGACGGCCAAGGATGTCGGGGCGCAGACCGCTCTCGGTTCCCGGGGCCTGTCCATCGTTTCCGTGGCACTGGATCTGGCCACCGACCTTTCCGAGAGCCCCGACTGGTCAGCGAAGAAGGTGGTGGTGTTCGGCACCGGAGCCTACGCCGGCGCCACCATGGCGCTGCTCCGCGAAAGGGGCTGCACCCACATCTCCGTGTTCTCCTCGTCGGGACGCGCCGAAGCGTTTGTCGCCACCCGCGGCGGAACATCGCTGGACAGCGGTTCCCTGCCGGTAGCCGTGGCTGCGGCCGACGTCATGATCGGGTGCAGCGGCTCCGACACCCGGGTCGAGGCCGGTGAACTTGCCGAGATCCGCGTGGACTCCGTCCAGCCGCTGATCGCGA
Proteins encoded:
- a CDS encoding ferrochelatase, whose product is MTRPEPAAGAVLTGINPVTETGRMAPKNYDGVLLASFGGPEGQDDVIPFLRNVTRGRGIPDERLEEVSHHYRANGGISPINQQNRELKAALEAELSARGIELPVLWGNRNWNPYIPQTLQDAYDAGHRKLLMVTTSAYSCYSSCRQYREDIGIALTESGLDGRLEVDKVRQYFDHPGFVEPFVEGTAAGLADVRSQLTAAGMPDAPVHILFATHSIPTRDAEAAGRSGDEPRDFEEGSAYVAQHLATGAAVISRVQAESGLTAPWSLVYQSRSGAPHVPWLEPDINDAIADLAGQGIKGIVIVPLGFVSDHMEVVWDLDTEALETCRNLGLAATRVPTPGTHRKFVNGLVDLISERTLANNIGDRPAVTGLGPWYDVCRPGCCANFRGEKPTIAGADTTVGTGHDAYSAASAGAAGGVGTQ
- the hemC gene encoding hydroxymethylbilane synthase produces the protein MTVRIGTRASKLALTQTQQTADQLAAVGGFPVELVHITTEGDVRTGSLSQMGGTGVFVAALRDALLQDICDVAVHSLKDLPTGAALGLTIAATPKRADVRDALCARDGLKLADLPQGAKVGTGSPRRAAQLRAARPDLDVQDIRGNVDTRLGRVPGLPGNAAGAPGDLDAVVLAAAGLERIGRLDVISEFFELDVMLPAPGQGSLAIECRTADAPRKAGSTEGSQGVLAQALAALNDEDTRLAVTAERAVLARLEAGCAAPVGAFAYRKGSMLYLEAAVCAVDGTSSVREKKATDGLTEVGATLLGIEVAELLLAAGAAEIADLAAS
- the hemG gene encoding protoporphyrinogen oxidase produces the protein MSSSLTPNRAALVLGGGISGLLAARELAAAGHTVTVLEATASWGGCVGSHVVAGLTLDSGAESFATRSSAVAELAAELGLGGNVVAPRPGGAWVQLPDGPRELPKTGVLGIPANPWDPEVRRSLGFVGSLRASLDKYLPASIGASADVTSVAALVRARMGRRVLERLVAPVVGGVHSADPGLLDVDMVAPGLRSGVREHGSLAAAVAAQRRGSTQPSAAKAGSAVAGLEGGMHTLVVALLSDLRSRGVTLMSGTAAGAIERTADGWRVTTGDATYDGGVLVVALPGPAAVGLLQAAVPGLAGRSPESGPDVRLVTLVVDLPELDGRPRGTGILVAPQTPGIQAKALTHATAKWDWLAAAAGPGTHVLRLSYGRLEASGHSAGTRAPAPDLLAAALHDASALLDVPVQGTDVVGWDVVRWQGALPFAAVGHKARVAEVRKLCAAEAGLGIVGGWVAGNGLAAVVADTRKEIRSLLS
- a CDS encoding uroporphyrinogen-III synthase encodes the protein MPRPDAPTGTFGGRRVLITRSADRAGPLAALLGSLGAEPLVLPLIDFERAADQPALDAALDTLAAGGFDWLVVSSITTVRMLVEKAAERRTTPAALVPAGTRVATIGPSSRRILEAAGIPVALAPVDIQSAEGLVDLWTAVPARVLLPQADIAAPALRDGLAAKGADVTAVVAYHTVQYPARPEDRLEAELPSAVGVSHPGAPRELSQSQTRRELDAGTLDAVVAASPSAARRIAATLLPLGRCRFIAIGRPTAAEAAALGIPVAATAQVPTPDGIVAALGTVFANEGNTR
- a CDS encoding glutamyl-tRNA reductase encodes the protein MVLFSLVATHADIDLETVAQLSNGASGIATSALSGSPAVTGAIVLATCNRYEIYGEAPHADDVEAARAALVSEISGLSGLNEQLVSRSFSTRTGPEVSQHLFAVSAGLDSAVVGEREIAGQVRRALITAQHEGTASSGLVRLFQAASKTAKDVGAQTALGSRGLSIVSVALDLATDLSESPDWSAKKVVVFGTGAYAGATMALLRERGCTHISVFSSSGRAEAFVATRGGTSLDSGSLPVAVAAADVMIGCSGSDTRVEAGELAEIRVDSVQPLIAIDLALTHDFDPEVGQLDGVELLTLESVRLAAPQEQAESLTQASGIVSGAAQAFEQEREARSVDSAIVALRRHTMNVLDAEMERVRARHGCTAAAEEVEFALRRMVKQLLHVPTVRARELAANGQQDDYVSALETLYGITVEQPATAAQAECPVDHRGLETA
- the hemB gene encoding porphobilinogen synthase, with the translated sequence MSFPNHRPRRLRTTPALRRLTAEYRLAPADLILPAFIREGLSEPSPISSMPGVVQHTTESLKRAAAEAVELGVGGIMLFGIPAVRDARGTASLDPDGVLNKAIRDVRAEVGDDLVIMGDVCLDEFTDHGHCGVLDADGYVDNDATLEIYGQMAVAQANAGAHVLGPSGMMDGQIAVIRQALEESGHKNTVILAYAAKYASAFYGPFREAVDSQLKGDRRTYQMDAANRREALLEVELDLEEGADMVMVKPAMSYLDILADVAAMSPVPVSAYQISGEYAMIEAAAANGWIDRRGAITESILGIKRAGANTVLTYWAAEVAGWLKES
- the hemE gene encoding uroporphyrinogen decarboxylase, whose protein sequence is MTSSSAVSKSASSVLSNNSALAAGHPLMDGRTADSPLITAYRGGKPSRRPVWFMRQAGRSLPEYLKVREGVAMLDSCLRPDLAAEITLQPVRRHDVDAAIFFSDIVIPLKLAGVGVDIVPGVGPVLDKPVRTAADVAALPQLTWEALEPIREAVRLTVAELGKTPLIGFAGAPFTLAAYMVEGKPSRDHLGPRTMMHADPETWIALAKWAADASGLFLRAQLEAGASAGQLFDSWAGSLGLADYTRFVAPASARALDHVRHLGAPLIHFGTGTSELLVAMRDVGVDVVGVDYRLPLDEANRRLGGTVPLQGNIDPALLSAPWDVLEAHVRAVIAAGASAPGHVLNLGHGVPPETDPTVLTRVVELIHSISPE
- a CDS encoding LLM class flavin-dependent oxidoreductase codes for the protein MLLGVSTFGDVDLAADGAPKHHAEVLRQVVEQAKVADAVGLHSFGVGEHHRRDFAVSAPDVVLAAIATATDNIRLGSAVTVLSSDDPIRVFQRFATLDAVSNGRAEVILGRGSFTESFPLFGYDLGDYDALFEEKLEIYDRVRSQNPVNWDGRTRASLRGQMVYPHVEGRLLPTWIGVGGSPQSVVRTATYGYPMVLAIIGGEPERFRPYADLYRRSLAEAGKEPQALSVHSPGYVAETDEQALEEYYPHWLATRNKIGAERGWGPAGRGEYEAAADEDGALFIGSPETVAAKVARLKGTLGADRFEMKYSSGTLPHEQMVRSIELFGSKVAPLVADKLADMFADR
- the hemQ gene encoding hydrogen peroxide-dependent heme synthase codes for the protein MSHTSAESVTKTEESAEQFFTLWTVFKRSEELVRSADAAADFDALLIRLAEAGVTHRGSYDVSAMRADADVMVWLHGPKPEALQQAIRDIRRSTLFAGTEIVWSAMGVHREAEFAKNHTPAYSRGVAPAEWLCVYPFVRSYEWYILPDDERGKMLRDHGMLGREFPQVISNTVSSFALGDWEWILGLEAPELVDLVDLMRHLRATEARNHVREEIPFYTGRRVTAVEVAEVLA